One genomic region from Fibrobacter sp. encodes:
- a CDS encoding MotA/TolQ/ExbB proton channel family protein, whose product MKKFIEKSLRGSQSRGNRSVVAFMFLVITLVAPSAFAWPWSDNKKDEAEKQAQIRDSLKREEFKNLQREVDALTRMRLQKADSLEKLEAEHWRKRYNETKLTEEHQVETRELDGRYSKLSTDLGRVNEEVMASKDVTTDAEEKAKSDESGYDALHTQVKLSLEKILGEITGDYPVGMNNRLLSLKKAQDESDKKNPNTVAVARTYLEDLLLRHQLTYTQSAGKEISQVGTRPDVNVNRLRLGTVFLGEVATDNGEVQALIRSGALQGKIFEWTTTLPQDMSASISKAVSEAPTASSVTIPLDVLQNKAVKNSISDVEELTWQQELQAFFKKGGIVMYPLMLCALFALLLCLERFLVLMFRGRVGRRFVKKIDKFVAEGKFEEAANLCLKRDTGLSMVLFAVLNKAKDGRDSAEKSLQEALLREQPKLERRMGLLAAMGSIAPLLGLLGTVTGIITLFTVITEVGTNDARVLAGGISEALVTTETGLIIAIPVMILHGLLSEKIEKVTSELYVQSTALLNKIFPKS is encoded by the coding sequence ATGAAGAAGTTTATTGAAAAGTCATTGCGAGGCTCGCAGAGCCGTGGCAATCGAAGCGTCGTTGCCTTTATGTTCCTTGTCATCACGCTTGTGGCTCCTAGTGCGTTTGCATGGCCCTGGTCTGATAACAAGAAAGACGAGGCGGAAAAGCAGGCTCAGATTAGGGACTCCCTGAAGCGCGAAGAATTCAAGAACTTGCAGCGTGAAGTGGACGCTCTTACCCGTATGCGTTTGCAGAAGGCTGATTCCCTTGAAAAGCTGGAAGCAGAACATTGGCGCAAGCGTTATAACGAAACCAAGCTGACCGAAGAGCATCAGGTGGAAACTCGTGAACTTGATGGTCGCTATTCCAAGCTTTCTACAGACCTCGGCCGCGTCAACGAAGAAGTGATGGCCAGTAAGGACGTGACTACCGACGCTGAAGAAAAGGCAAAGTCCGATGAATCCGGCTACGATGCCTTGCATACCCAGGTGAAGCTTTCCTTGGAAAAAATCTTGGGTGAAATTACCGGTGACTATCCTGTGGGAATGAATAACCGTCTTCTTTCCTTGAAGAAGGCTCAGGATGAATCCGACAAGAAGAACCCCAACACGGTTGCCGTGGCACGCACTTATCTTGAAGACTTGCTGCTGCGTCATCAGCTGACTTATACCCAGTCTGCGGGCAAGGAGATTTCCCAGGTGGGAACTCGCCCTGATGTGAACGTGAACCGTTTGCGTTTGGGTACTGTTTTCCTTGGTGAAGTTGCTACTGACAATGGGGAAGTTCAGGCCTTGATTCGTTCCGGCGCACTGCAGGGTAAGATCTTCGAATGGACCACCACATTGCCCCAGGATATGTCCGCTTCTATCAGCAAGGCTGTGAGCGAAGCTCCTACCGCATCCTCTGTAACGATTCCTCTGGATGTCTTGCAGAACAAGGCCGTAAAGAATTCCATTTCCGATGTAGAGGAACTCACCTGGCAGCAGGAACTGCAGGCCTTCTTCAAGAAGGGCGGTATTGTGATGTATCCGTTGATGCTGTGCGCATTGTTCGCATTGCTCCTCTGCCTGGAACGTTTCCTTGTGTTGATGTTCCGCGGACGCGTCGGCCGTCGTTTCGTCAAGAAGATTGACAAGTTTGTCGCTGAGGGTAAATTTGAGGAAGCCGCAAACCTTTGTCTCAAACGCGACACAGGCCTTTCCATGGTCCTCTTTGCCGTTCTGAACAAGGCCAAGGACGGTCGTGACTCTGCTGAAAAGTCCCTGCAGGAAGCATTGCTCCGAGAACAGCCGAAACTGGAACGTCGCATGGGCTTGCTTGCCGCCATGGGCTCCATTGCTCCGCTTCTTGGCTTGCTTGGTACGGTGACTGGTATTATCACCTTGTTCACGGTGATTACCGAAGTGGGCACCAATGACGCTCGCGTTCTTGCTGGCGGTATTTCCGAAGCCCTGGTCACTACGGAAACTGGTTTGATTATTGCAATCCCGGTGATGATCCTTCATGGCCTCTTGAGCGAAAAGATTGAAAAGGTCACCAGCGAACTTTATGTTCAGAGTACCGCACTTTTGAACAAGATTTTCCCAAAGAGCTAA
- a CDS encoding bifunctional oligoribonuclease/PAP phosphatase NrnA, producing the protein MTIDEMLGKAKTVAIFGHVRPDGDCAGSTLGIYNYIKDNYTEIDVTVFIEKFPDSYKLINGADKVIHEYDGREVDLAFLMDTPSFERVGANGVECFKKAKFTCNVDHHISNPQNLCNVNIVEPEASSASEVLFYQLDKEKVSKNTANSLYLGIVHDTGAFKFSCTSKRTMNAVGDFIDKGCDFAKIVNETYYTRTYKQTLMTGFALEKSKLALDGKLVYSYVTTEDMERYGVLPVEMGTVVDTLREVSGTEVTVFLYPVNGKYKISMRSNYYVDVNAVVKEFGGGGHVRAAGGDTELAPEAAIEKIVELVNKQI; encoded by the coding sequence ATGACTATAGATGAAATGCTTGGCAAGGCAAAGACTGTCGCCATTTTCGGACACGTTCGCCCCGATGGCGACTGCGCAGGTTCCACCCTGGGAATCTACAACTACATCAAGGACAACTACACGGAAATTGACGTCACCGTATTCATCGAAAAATTCCCTGATAGTTACAAGCTCATCAACGGTGCAGACAAGGTAATTCACGAATATGACGGCCGCGAAGTAGACCTGGCATTTTTGATGGACACACCCTCCTTTGAACGTGTTGGCGCAAACGGTGTGGAATGTTTCAAGAAGGCAAAGTTCACCTGCAACGTTGACCATCACATTAGCAACCCGCAGAACCTTTGCAACGTGAACATTGTGGAGCCCGAAGCAAGTTCTGCCAGCGAAGTTTTGTTCTACCAGCTTGACAAGGAAAAGGTCAGCAAGAACACCGCCAACAGTTTGTACCTGGGCATAGTCCACGACACTGGCGCATTCAAGTTCAGCTGCACCAGCAAGCGCACCATGAACGCCGTAGGCGACTTTATCGACAAGGGTTGCGATTTTGCAAAAATCGTCAACGAAACCTACTACACCCGCACCTACAAGCAAACCCTCATGACGGGTTTTGCCCTTGAAAAGAGCAAGCTTGCCCTGGACGGCAAACTGGTCTATTCCTATGTCACCACCGAAGACATGGAACGTTACGGCGTTCTCCCTGTGGAAATGGGAACCGTCGTAGACACCCTTCGCGAAGTCAGCGGTACCGAAGTCACCGTATTCCTGTACCCCGTCAATGGAAAGTACAAGATCAGCATGCGATCCAACTACTATGTCGATGTCAACGCCGTGGTCAAGGAATTTGGCGGTGGCGGCCACGTACGCGCAGCAGGCGGAGATACCGAACTTGCTCCGGAAGCGGCCATCGAAAAAATCGTGGAACTGGTCAACAAGCAAATCTAA
- a CDS encoding Hsp20/alpha crystallin family protein — MINANVIPTAFYSLQNIIDSLNSINNAATEKADNAECVKREYTYCPKADYYEIENGFMLEVELPGVKKEALDVQIEKNILTVKASRERKDNKVNYERSFRLAEDIDLENIQVSLENGILAFTLTKKQQAGARKLNIA, encoded by the coding sequence ATGATTAACGCAAACGTCATCCCCACCGCATTCTACAGCCTTCAGAACATCATCGACAGCCTGAACAGCATCAACAACGCTGCAACCGAAAAGGCCGACAACGCTGAATGCGTCAAGCGCGAATACACCTACTGCCCCAAGGCTGACTACTACGAAATCGAGAACGGCTTCATGCTGGAAGTGGAACTTCCGGGCGTCAAGAAGGAAGCCCTCGACGTACAGATTGAAAAGAACATCCTTACCGTCAAGGCATCCCGCGAACGTAAGGATAACAAGGTCAACTACGAACGTAGCTTCCGCCTTGCCGAAGACATCGACTTGGAAAACATCCAGGTGTCCCTTGAAAACGGAATCCTCGCATTCACCTTGACCAAGAAACAGCAGGCAGGTGCCCGTAAGTTGAATATCGCATAG
- a CDS encoding tetratricopeptide repeat protein, which produces MTRFCDVIARSVTTKQSKQFFVALVLTLFSIAPAFAAQQAADIVDRANKLYRDGRFKQAVILYRKALERGADPVAVSFNIANSYYQMEQYAEAAASYRKAVDFSSGKFSPALFNMASVYYRLKQYPECVAAYHRALKLEPDNVSAWLFLGEAYTRTGDKVGALRAIEKAYQLDKSDISVVYQLSEANIAMDDFDRAVAVIREGYANHPEETDFLVYLGDVYRLHKDYDQSAGAYREALSIRSDDVATMYKLADVLVEDGKNFVAMDLLTNILSIKPDFADAAIFLGNLAYDAHFWERSESAYEMAAKSGSQEAVYGFKNLAFEARSQKRNEEALRILEKAQGFYPSDQTIEAEILELRD; this is translated from the coding sequence ATGACTAGATTTTGTGATGTCATTGCGAGGAGTGTAACGACGAAGCAATCAAAGCAATTCTTTGTTGCACTTGTTTTGACGCTGTTCTCCATTGCACCGGCATTTGCCGCTCAGCAGGCTGCAGATATTGTTGACCGTGCCAATAAACTTTACCGCGATGGCCGTTTTAAACAGGCTGTAATCCTTTACCGCAAGGCTCTTGAACGTGGAGCCGATCCTGTTGCTGTAAGTTTCAATATCGCTAACAGCTACTATCAAATGGAACAGTATGCCGAGGCTGCCGCCAGTTACCGCAAGGCTGTGGATTTCTCCAGCGGAAAGTTCTCGCCTGCACTGTTCAATATGGCAAGCGTCTATTATCGCCTAAAGCAGTATCCGGAATGTGTAGCCGCATACCATCGCGCTCTTAAGCTGGAACCGGACAATGTTTCCGCATGGCTCTTCCTGGGCGAAGCCTACACCCGTACGGGCGACAAGGTGGGGGCCCTTCGTGCCATTGAAAAGGCTTACCAGCTGGACAAATCCGACATCAGTGTGGTGTATCAGCTTTCCGAAGCTAACATCGCCATGGACGACTTTGATCGCGCCGTAGCGGTGATTCGCGAGGGCTACGCCAACCATCCCGAAGAGACCGATTTCCTTGTCTACCTGGGAGACGTTTACAGACTGCATAAGGATTACGATCAGAGCGCGGGCGCGTACCGAGAGGCGCTTAGCATTCGTTCTGATGACGTGGCCACCATGTATAAACTTGCAGACGTTCTTGTAGAAGATGGCAAGAATTTTGTTGCCATGGACTTGTTGACTAATATTCTTTCCATCAAGCCTGATTTTGCAGATGCAGCCATCTTCCTGGGCAATCTTGCCTATGATGCTCATTTCTGGGAACGCTCCGAATCCGCCTATGAAATGGCCGCCAAGTCCGGTAGCCAGGAGGCGGTTTATGGCTTCAAGAACCTGGCCTTCGAAGCCCGTTCCCAGAAGCGTAATGAAGAAGCTCTCCGCATATTAGAAAAGGCCCAAGGTTTCTATCCCTCGGACCAGACTATTGAAGCAGAAATTTTGGAACTCCGCGACTAA
- a CDS encoding winged helix-turn-helix domain-containing protein has protein sequence MVDLSNEMNFLEVVDLCKVLADLTRFCIVNLLNKRDMYTYEIQQELDIYDEDVKLRTLSKHLRIMEQAGLVHSTTSWTHKKYSLDRNQIKQFVEYFRKEVEPSEIKGKVGMLEFPGIAV, from the coding sequence ATGGTTGATTTGAGTAACGAAATGAACTTTTTAGAAGTTGTTGATTTATGCAAGGTATTGGCTGATTTAACTCGCTTTTGCATTGTGAACTTGCTGAATAAACGAGATATGTATACCTACGAAATCCAGCAGGAACTCGATATCTATGATGAAGATGTGAAGTTAAGGACCCTGTCCAAGCATTTGAGAATCATGGAACAGGCTGGCCTTGTACATTCTACCACAAGTTGGACTCATAAGAAATATTCTTTGGATCGCAATCAAATTAAGCAATTCGTTGAATATTTCAGAAAGGAGGTCGAACCTAGTGAAATAAAGGGTAAAGTGGGAATGTTAGAATTTCCGGGGATCGCTGTATAA
- a CDS encoding biopolymer transporter ExbD encodes MNFNLPQRKQKDMGIDMGPLMDIVFILLIFFVVTSSFTRETGVDVTKPEAQSASQLEKENILIAITREGTIHINERQVDLASLQDILKQTLAKTPDREAVVIADKGAETGVLVQVIDACNMSGVKKVSIAAQAD; translated from the coding sequence ATGAATTTTAACTTACCGCAACGCAAGCAGAAAGATATGGGCATCGATATGGGCCCGCTGATGGACATCGTGTTCATCTTGCTTATCTTCTTTGTGGTGACCTCCAGCTTTACCCGTGAAACTGGTGTGGACGTGACCAAGCCGGAAGCCCAGAGTGCAAGCCAGCTGGAAAAGGAAAATATTCTAATTGCCATTACCCGCGAAGGCACGATTCATATTAACGAACGTCAGGTGGACTTGGCTAGCCTTCAGGATATTCTCAAGCAGACTTTGGCAAAGACTCCGGATCGTGAAGCCGTCGTGATTGCGGATAAGGGCGCGGAAACGGGCGTACTTGTTCAGGTAATTGATGCCTGCAATATGTCCGGTGTAAAGAAAGTTTCTATCGCAGCGCAGGCGGATTAA
- a CDS encoding MotA/TolQ/ExbB proton channel family protein: MMDNNLYVFIEAMQNTYEAGGVVMLPILLCGVIGFYFLYSAWFRIGRDYFRKDSGKVVERLRKDLENSTSGRARTARGRLKKRGGILARELHLALKVAIETPAEYEDYMQVRMIKTLRYMQQGNHIVSMMAAAAPLLGLLGTVTGMVSTFDVITLYGNQNPVLMADGISEALISTQSGLLVAFPLTLLKQRLDERIDILSQQLQLGATVIENYISNRPPMN; the protein is encoded by the coding sequence ATGATGGACAATAACCTGTACGTATTCATAGAAGCGATGCAGAACACCTACGAGGCCGGCGGTGTGGTGATGCTGCCTATCCTTTTGTGCGGTGTTATCGGTTTCTATTTCCTGTACAGCGCTTGGTTCCGCATCGGTAGGGACTATTTCCGCAAGGATTCCGGCAAGGTAGTGGAACGCCTCCGTAAGGATTTGGAAAATAGTACCAGCGGTCGCGCGAGAACAGCTCGCGGACGCCTCAAGAAACGCGGCGGTATTCTCGCTCGCGAATTGCACTTGGCTTTGAAAGTTGCTATTGAAACTCCTGCCGAATATGAAGACTATATGCAGGTGCGCATGATCAAGACTTTGCGCTACATGCAGCAGGGAAACCACATTGTATCTATGATGGCTGCTGCGGCGCCGCTCTTGGGTCTTTTGGGAACGGTGACAGGCATGGTCTCCACCTTTGATGTGATTACCTTGTACGGAAACCAGAATCCGGTCTTGATGGCAGACGGTATTTCTGAAGCCTTGATTTCTACCCAGAGTGGACTTTTGGTGGCTTTCCCGTTGACTCTTTTGAAACAGCGCCTTGATGAACGTATTGATATTTTGTCTCAGCAATTGCAGCTGGGCGCAACGGTTATAGAAAACTATATCTCCAATCGCCCGCCGATGAACTAG
- the glmM gene encoding phosphoglucosamine mutase, with amino-acid sequence MSKLMRSISGIRGIVGDTLTPQVLQSHVRAFIEITKAKRIVIGRDSRPTGDAIVQFVSGVCRLAGVDVVDVGLSTTPSVEILTTEMKADAGIIITASHNPLEWNALKFLNNKGLFLGPDDVKKLFELADANQFDYPDYRTMGKYEVTPDADGVHIDGTLKIPFVDVEAIRAKKFKVAVDAVNGAGSYIVPRLLEQLGCEVVRIHCEPNGTFPRGAEPIPENLTDLRTAVKANGCAVGFAVDPDADRCALVDGLGQSIGEEYTLAIATEEVLSQKKGSVCVNLSTSRMNEDVAAKYGCEFSRAKVGEINVSLQMIENGCVIGGEGNGGVILPALHYGRDSLVAAALVLSWMAHHDGGPEKFVAENPSYAMPKKKFELGNKSVAEILPKVKAEFAGWTMDERDGLWLGSEKSWVHVRASNTEPVIRVIAEAPTAEEAEALCSKVEKLI; translated from the coding sequence ATGTCTAAATTGATGCGTTCTATTTCGGGTATCCGCGGTATTGTTGGCGATACTCTCACCCCGCAAGTTTTGCAGAGCCACGTTCGTGCATTTATTGAAATTACCAAGGCCAAGCGAATCGTAATCGGTCGTGATAGTCGCCCCACTGGTGATGCTATTGTGCAGTTTGTTTCTGGCGTATGCCGCCTGGCCGGTGTGGATGTCGTTGACGTTGGCCTCAGCACTACTCCTTCTGTGGAAATTCTTACCACCGAAATGAAGGCCGATGCTGGCATTATCATTACCGCTAGCCACAATCCGTTGGAATGGAATGCTTTGAAGTTCCTGAACAACAAGGGCCTTTTCCTGGGTCCCGATGACGTGAAGAAACTTTTTGAATTGGCTGACGCAAACCAGTTCGATTATCCTGACTACCGCACCATGGGTAAGTACGAAGTGACCCCCGATGCCGATGGCGTTCATATTGATGGAACCTTGAAGATCCCGTTTGTGGATGTGGAAGCCATTCGAGCCAAGAAGTTCAAGGTGGCTGTGGATGCTGTGAATGGCGCTGGCTCCTACATTGTGCCCCGTCTCTTGGAACAGCTGGGTTGTGAAGTGGTTCGTATCCATTGCGAACCCAACGGCACATTCCCTCGCGGTGCAGAACCTATTCCTGAAAACCTCACTGACCTCCGTACCGCTGTAAAGGCAAACGGCTGTGCCGTGGGCTTTGCTGTTGACCCGGACGCAGACCGCTGCGCTCTCGTGGATGGTCTCGGTCAGAGCATCGGTGAAGAATACACCCTCGCCATTGCTACCGAAGAAGTCCTTTCCCAGAAGAAGGGTTCCGTTTGCGTTAACTTGTCTACAAGCCGCATGAACGAAGATGTTGCTGCCAAGTACGGTTGCGAATTCAGCCGTGCCAAGGTGGGTGAAATCAACGTTAGCCTCCAGATGATTGAAAACGGTTGCGTTATCGGTGGTGAAGGTAACGGCGGTGTGATTCTGCCGGCACTCCACTACGGTCGCGACTCCCTGGTGGCTGCAGCCCTCGTCCTCAGCTGGATGGCACATCACGATGGCGGTCCGGAAAAGTTCGTTGCAGAAAATCCGTCCTACGCCATGCCCAAGAAGAAGTTTGAACTTGGCAACAAGAGCGTTGCTGAAATTCTCCCCAAGGTCAAGGCCGAATTTGCTGGCTGGACCATGGATGAACGCGACGGCCTCTGGCTTGGTTCTGAAAAGTCCTGGGTCCATGTCCGGGCAAGCAATACCGAACCTGTGATCCGCGTGATTGCCGAAGCCCCCACCGCAGAAGAAGCCGAAGCTCTCTGCTCCAAGGTGGAAAAACTTATTTAA
- a CDS encoding MBL fold metallo-hydrolase, whose amino-acid sequence MVTAIIFSIIFALGNAGVLFLSQKCFGRLPQGERLERIKQSPNYDGKQFKSLDSTVNIVYEKSKLQVWKEFLFGDGTNVQLAPDDSLQVIRTDLKSLPKDKDWLVWFGHSSYLMNLSGKTFLVDPILYAGSPVSFVNKMFKGTDVYKPKDFPDIDYLVISHDHWDHLDYEAVVELEARVGKVILGLGVGEHFEYWGYPKEKLIELDWWDKSSLGVENFEVTATPARHFSGRDLHQNKTLWCSYALKTPKRTVWIGGDSGYGKHFAMIGEKFTDIDLAIMENGQYNKDWEFVHTMPEYLGKEMVELNAKRYLTVHHSRFALSKHDYREPLENAKRAAQESGKPVLMPQMGEVVYLE is encoded by the coding sequence ATGGTAACTGCGATTATTTTCTCGATTATTTTTGCGTTGGGTAATGCCGGTGTTCTTTTCTTGAGTCAGAAATGTTTTGGCCGTTTGCCTCAGGGTGAACGCTTAGAGCGAATCAAGCAATCTCCCAATTACGATGGCAAGCAGTTTAAAAGTCTGGATTCCACTGTCAATATTGTTTATGAAAAAAGCAAACTTCAAGTGTGGAAGGAATTCTTGTTTGGTGATGGCACCAATGTTCAGTTGGCTCCCGATGACTCGTTGCAGGTTATTCGCACAGACTTGAAGTCTCTTCCCAAGGACAAGGATTGGCTTGTGTGGTTTGGCCATTCCAGCTACTTGATGAATTTATCTGGAAAGACGTTTCTGGTGGACCCGATTCTTTATGCGGGCTCCCCGGTAAGTTTTGTGAACAAGATGTTCAAGGGTACCGATGTCTACAAGCCCAAGGATTTCCCGGATATTGATTACTTGGTGATCAGTCATGACCATTGGGATCATTTGGATTACGAAGCCGTGGTGGAATTGGAAGCTCGTGTGGGCAAGGTGATTCTTGGCCTGGGTGTGGGCGAACATTTTGAATACTGGGGCTATCCTAAGGAAAAACTGATTGAATTGGATTGGTGGGATAAGTCTAGTCTTGGAGTTGAGAACTTTGAAGTAACGGCAACACCAGCCCGCCATTTTTCCGGACGCGATTTGCATCAAAACAAAACTCTTTGGTGTTCCTATGCTCTGAAAACACCAAAACGTACTGTTTGGATTGGTGGTGACTCTGGCTATGGAAAGCACTTTGCCATGATAGGAGAAAAGTTCACGGACATTGACCTAGCCATTATGGAAAATGGTCAGTACAACAAGGACTGGGAATTTGTGCACACGATGCCTGAATACCTTGGAAAGGAAATGGTGGAGCTGAATGCAAAACGTTACTTGACTGTTCATCATTCCCGTTTCGCTCTTTCAAAACATGATTATCGCGAGCCCCTTGAAAATGCGAAGCGCGCGGCCCAGGAATCCGGCAAGCCGGTGCTGATGCCGCAAATGGGCGAGGTCGTGTACCTGGAATAA
- a CDS encoding GGDEF domain-containing protein, giving the protein MRILPKDIDAQDFYQSKFEFYRRFSFWAVIFAAVGTLSYFVSDCQLFGGRFAWETLPARLTPLIPMTAFILLSRKTKNYKIMGYATYFVIHCCIWCTMWSVYYLPDKTHFSEGSIVLQLAFFAVNFAFPWTMAVPMQTLHIVTILLTHPFIHYPNIDLLLSLNIPCWAAICLAHFVMQNLYVKHYQTTKKLQYISMFDALTGAHSRNITKDLLKPDSTEFKEKYRQPLCVAMFDIDLFKQVNDQYGHAKGDIVLKDFANIVLESKTDTDVFIRWGGEEFILLMPNTELGAAVATVESIRRKVQHFDQGICPITISAGVAKYDGKDYKLVIDSADKALYTAKNNGRNQVVAYQK; this is encoded by the coding sequence ATGAGAATATTGCCAAAAGATATTGATGCACAAGACTTTTACCAGTCCAAGTTCGAATTCTATAGACGCTTTTCTTTTTGGGCTGTCATTTTTGCAGCCGTAGGAACACTTTCCTATTTCGTTTCCGATTGCCAGTTGTTCGGTGGACGCTTCGCCTGGGAAACCCTCCCTGCAAGACTTACGCCCCTTATTCCCATGACAGCCTTTATTCTTCTCAGCAGGAAGACAAAGAATTATAAAATCATGGGGTATGCCACCTACTTCGTGATTCACTGTTGTATTTGGTGTACCATGTGGTCCGTTTACTACCTCCCGGACAAGACCCATTTTTCGGAAGGAAGCATTGTTTTGCAATTGGCGTTCTTTGCTGTGAACTTCGCATTCCCCTGGACAATGGCCGTACCTATGCAAACCCTGCATATCGTCACCATTCTGCTGACGCACCCGTTTATACATTATCCCAACATCGACTTGCTGCTGTCCCTGAACATTCCCTGCTGGGCAGCCATCTGCCTTGCCCACTTCGTAATGCAGAATCTCTACGTCAAGCACTATCAAACTACGAAAAAGCTCCAGTACATTTCCATGTTTGACGCACTCACCGGCGCTCACAGCAGAAACATCACCAAGGATCTTCTCAAGCCCGATTCCACGGAATTCAAGGAAAAGTATCGTCAGCCTCTTTGTGTCGCCATGTTTGACATCGACTTGTTTAAACAGGTGAACGACCAGTACGGCCATGCCAAGGGCGATATCGTCCTCAAGGACTTTGCAAACATCGTCCTGGAATCAAAGACAGATACCGACGTATTTATCCGCTGGGGCGGTGAAGAATTTATCCTCCTCATGCCCAATACAGAGCTGGGCGCAGCAGTGGCCACCGTGGAATCCATCCGCAGGAAGGTACAACACTTTGACCAAGGCATTTGCCCCATTACCATTTCTGCAGGCGTTGCAAAGTACGACGGCAAGGATTACAAGCTTGTGATTGATAGCGCCGATAAGGCTCTTTACACCGCCAAGAACAACGGCAGAAACCAGGTTGTGGCCTACCAGAAATAA
- a CDS encoding energy transducer TonB has translation MSIVKAVIKGILKIVKRFTVLTVAVCSSLLLVFSVTMANLFLNGKMFHEKKFVKTEVAVKKVDEVEKKVEKKKPSRKPNRQKSNSRSPKAGPRMAMNLGAVGGTGGAAINEELVAEFRGGNFSTENGEVDKKPSGRSMPNFQVPAQIRDREIDAMLRLSFCVDASGRAYDIRIIEETPAGTGLAQAGKEALARMTFEPAEKDGKAVPFCGMEQPFEVKFHD, from the coding sequence ATGTCTATTGTAAAGGCCGTCATCAAGGGAATTTTGAAAATCGTCAAGCGGTTCACGGTGCTTACCGTGGCGGTTTGCAGCAGCCTTCTGCTGGTGTTTTCCGTGACGATGGCCAACTTGTTCTTGAATGGAAAAATGTTCCATGAGAAAAAGTTTGTCAAGACTGAAGTGGCCGTGAAGAAAGTTGATGAAGTGGAAAAGAAGGTTGAAAAGAAGAAGCCTTCCCGCAAGCCCAATCGCCAGAAATCCAATTCCCGATCACCGAAGGCTGGCCCTCGCATGGCAATGAATTTGGGTGCTGTCGGTGGTACTGGTGGTGCAGCCATCAACGAAGAACTTGTGGCTGAATTCCGCGGTGGTAATTTCAGCACTGAAAATGGCGAAGTGGATAAAAAGCCGAGTGGTCGTAGCATGCCAAACTTCCAGGTGCCTGCCCAGATCCGCGATCGTGAAATTGACGCAATGCTTCGTCTGAGTTTCTGTGTGGATGCCAGTGGCCGCGCCTATGACATTCGTATTATTGAGGAAACTCCTGCAGGAACAGGCCTTGCCCAGGCGGGTAAGGAAGCTCTTGCGAGAATGACTTTTGAACCTGCAGAAAAAGACGGCAAGGCGGTGCCGTTCTGCGGTATGGAACAACCGTTCGAGGTGAAGTTCCATGACTAG